Proteins found in one Drosophila innubila isolate TH190305 chromosome X, UK_Dinn_1.0, whole genome shotgun sequence genomic segment:
- the LOC117788509 gene encoding LOW QUALITY PROTEIN: uncharacterized protein LOC117788509 (The sequence of the model RefSeq protein was modified relative to this genomic sequence to represent the inferred CDS: inserted 7 bases in 5 codons), translating into MSTKATTTTTTTTKSSSGSNDEETAQLRLQLEHLAQLSEQDFEREFXKWMAQEGIEXKVQAQVRMDLINSFNSTSLGKLLRKASTSASASATASAARRDHCLLLSPMTLALHTLVAEFLYVQNCHYTLSVFCSEMPHRHTLPDFESRTDFRFNQEELQQVINAILGEQSELQLQFRQTVVRVYDEQQVSLLGFFKVLVDPTLGRIMDATTNTNANTTTTVTTTTHRTESTQTQPAACLQSRPDVDTSKLFQAEELIVAADGRTVFIGPRVSQSINGVEHQLGQLMHHMRHLCKSCAPPVEIISQSAFEQLLQQELLERQRLLSAGQTVEPGKPXLAAAGGKPTGEASGQQQQQQVEGNTVQSPAGPIQLPTESASVPKLPHLHXEQVASLAMVQQALTQLQQQMHQPQNCMYVTLERMEAVGELAGCIQTLSNVLNLAMEQYAVGRHKGFKLGYREGFSHGHFMGIQEGMQSMEQEEQQKQEKRPPITWRTVGCQTPHTRQHRTTSMERQFQAWRNAASQTTAGQDPAPSRSYEQWIYEMLHSKSGQIFLERXSSLNKALELQKKRLDELFDVKLRHHAELLRLSNRQSSWRTLCRHVERDSQSMEARDLVHKIFRLLEHYEAHHQLLAEKIQQTEQAAQHAAHIEPVWKDAGGATVGCNVTPRLLRLRVTTQSHRCSSHSFSDHNNSYAKSSFGSLISCCPTATLVPGYPPCHLPGAGAAPATGQLQGTAPSDVTGHLSTFAPSQFQGSVPTTAPPTAPVPDHLAVSFPTPVPGHLEGNLPGSLPAPVSAHLEGNLQRRLAEPFPAPVSVPVMDTLAAHLPAAVATPAVGMPTLFTQFLLPLAAATAPSVDSPGRPLMLNAATNTQLPPNLILADARPQPAPSFNEALLSAKNRMLQLEQESDLLEQSFLGYLERARAQKQKLNISAQEHQHQQFQRTLDSYREWQETLPPVPVPVPVPAAVTVPAPVVSPIYSGSELEPESYQFTNAYAVARHKLLSELHATTQPVASAATMISNTNKLLVDQVQDETQELLSRVEATLARVSKPASLQLLAAESQLQLDPLSSGTHTSLEDVHASSESQVAAFHGQDAVALWQSGGGTSDNRTEGQASLDLTSSLSNHHNPLQLVSKSSSGTGSHATSSPALSPSQEFWKRMNM; encoded by the exons ATGTCAA cgaaagcaacaacaacaactacaacaacaacaaaaagtagcTCGGGTTCAAATGATGAGGAGACTGCGCAGCTGCGTCTGCAGTTGGAGCACTTGGCGCAGCTGTCGGAGCAGGACTTTGAAAGGGAAT GCAAGTGGATGGCACAGGAGGGCATCG GGAAGGTGCAGGCGCAGGTGCGCATGGATCTTATTAATAGCTTCAATAGCACCTCGCTGg GTAAACTGCTGCGCAAGGCATCGACATCGGCCTCTGCTTCCGCCACTGCCTCTGCCGCGAGGCGGGATCATTGCCTCCTGCTCTCTCCCATGACGCTGGCGCTGCACACGCTCGTCGCCGAGTTTCTCTACGTCCAGAATTGTCATTACACCTTGTCCGTCTTCTGCAGTGAGATGCCACATCGCCACACGTTGCCGGACTTTGAGAGTCGCACGGATTTCCGATTTAACCAGGAGGAACTGCAGCAGGTGATCAATGCAATTCTGGGCGAGCAGAGTGAACTCCAATTGCAATTCAGACAGACAGTTGTGCGTGTCTATGATGAACAACAAGTGTCCCTGCTGGGCTTCTTCAAGGTGCTGGTGGATCCAACGCTGGGCAGGATCATGGATGCCACCACCAATACCAATgccaacaccaccaccacagtAACCACCACAACGCATCGCACGGAGTCGACACAAACTCAGCCAGCGGCTTGTCTACAAAGCCGACCGGATGTGGACACCAGCAAGTTGTTTCAGGCGGAGGAGCTCATTGTCGCCGCCGATGGACGCACTGTGTTCATTGGACCACGCGTCTCTCAATCCATCAATGGCGTGGAACACCAACTGGGACAACTGATGCACCACATGCGGCATCTCTGCAAATCCTGCGCTCCTCCCGTCGAGATCATCTCGCAATCGGCATTCGAGCAACTGCTCCAACAGGAGCTTCTCGAGCGGCAGCGTCTTCTGAGCGCCGGACAAACGGTGGAGCCGGGAAAACC CCTTGCAGCTGCCGGAGGAAAGCCAACAGGAGAAGCAAgtgggcagcagcagcagcagcaggtggAGGGGAATACCGTGCAATCACCAGCTGGTCCTATCCAGCTGCCAACGGAGTCGGCGTCGGTGCCAAAGTTGCCGCATCTGCA GGAGCAGGTGGCCAGTCTGGCAATGGTGCAACAGGCGCTGacgcagttgcagcagcagatgCACCAGCCGCAGAATTGCATGTATGTTACGCTGGAGAGGATGGAGGCGGTGGGTGAACTGGCCGGCTGCATACAAACGCTGAGCAATGTCCTCAATCTGGCGATGGAGCAGTATGCTGTGGGCAGACACAAGGGATTCAAACTGGGCTATCGCGAGGGTTTCTCCCATGGACACTTTATGGGCATACAGGAGGGCATGCAGTCCATGGAGCAGGA GGAGCAACAAAagcaggagaag CGTCCTCCAATCACCTGGAGAACCGTTGGCTGTCAAACCCCGCACACCCGTCAGCACAGGACGACCAGCATGGAGCGTCAATTCCAGGCTTGGAGGAATGCCGCCAGTCAGACCACAGCTGGACAGGATCCGGCTCCAAGCCGCAGCTATGAGCAATGGATTTATGAGATGCTACACAGCAAAAGCGGTCAGATCTTCCTGGAGC GGAGCTCGCTGAACAAGGCGCTGGAGCTGCAGAAGAAGCGTCTGGACGAGCTCTTCGATGTCAAGCTGCGTCATCATGCGGAGCTGCTGCGTCTTAGCAATAGACAGAGTTCCTGGCGC ACCTTGTGCCGCCATGTGGAACGCGACTCACAGTCCATGGAGGCACGTGATCTGGTGCACAAGATCTTTCGCCTGCTGGAACACTATGAGGCACATCATCAGCTGCTCGCCGAGAAGATTCAGCAAACGGAGCAGGCTGCTCAGCACGCGGCGCACATTGAGCCGGTGTGGAAGGATGCAGGCGGAGCCACAGTCGGTTGCAATGTCACACCCCGCCTGCTGCGTCTCCGAGTCACCACCCAGAGCCACAGATGCAGCAGTCACAGCTTCAGCGACCACAACAACTCCTATGCCAAGTCGTCCTTCGGGTCCCTTATCAGCTGCTGCCCTACTGCGACTCTTGTTCCAGGTTATCCTCCATGTCACCTTCCGGGAGCTGGTGCTGCTCCTGCTACAGGTCAACTTCAGGGCACAGCTCCGTCGGATGTTACTGGTCATCTTTCGACTTTTGCTCCCAGTCAATTTCAAGGTTCTGTTCCAACTACAGCTCCTCCTACGGCTCCAGTTCCAGATCATCTGGCAGTTTCTTTTCCGACTCCTGTTCCCGGTCATTTAGAGGGTAATTTGCCGGGCTCTCTTCCAGCTCCGGTTTCAGCTCACTTAGAGGGTAACCTGCAGCGTCGACTTGCGGAACCTTTTCCAGCTCCAGTTTCGGTTCCAGTCATGGATACTCTTGCAGCTCATCTtccggctgctgttgctactcCTGCAGTGGGCATGCCCACATTGTTTACCCAATTCCTGCTGCCGCTGGCCGCAGCAACTGCTCCTTCAGTTGATTCCCCGGGCAGACCGCTCATGCTGAATGCAGCGACCAATACACAACTGCCGCCGAACCTTATCCTGGCAGATGCACGACCTCAACCCGCTCCCAGCTTTAACGAAGCGTTGCTCAGTGCCAA GAATCGCATGCTGCAGCTGGAGCAGGAAAGCGATCTGCTGGAGCAGAGCTTTCTCGGCTATTTGGAGCGTGCGCGTGCCCAGAAACAGAAGCTCAACATCAGCGCACAggagcatcagcatcaacagttcCAACGCACGCTGGACAGCTATCGGGAGTGGCAAGAGACATTGCCTCCAGTTCCGGTTCCggttccagttccagctgcCGTTAcagttccagctccagttGTCTCTCCCATCTACAGTGGCTCCGAGTTGGAGCCGGAAAGCTATCAGTTCACAAATGCATACGCTGTGGCAAGACACAAGTTGCTCTCGgagttgcatgccacaacgCAGCCTGTGGCAAGTGCCGCGACGATGATTAGCAACACCAACAAGCTGCTGGTAGACCAGGTGCAGGATGAGACTCAGGAGCTGCTGAGTCGCGTGGAGGCGACACTGGCGCGGGTTTCAAAGCCAGCGAGCTTGCAACTACTGGCGGCCGAGTCGCAGCTGCAACTAGATCCCTTGAGCAGCGGCACACACACCTCGCTGGAGGATGTGCACGCCTCCAGCGAGTCGCAAGTTGCAGCGTTCCATGGCCAAGATGCAGTTGCTCTTTGGCAATCAGGCGGAGGAACAAGCGACAACCGGACTGAAGGCCAAGCGTCCTTGGA TCTGACGAGCAGCCTGAGTAACCATCACAATCCTCTCCAGCTGGTGAGCAAATCATCCTCTGGCACAGGATCACATGCCACCTCCAGTCCGGCATTGTCGCCCAGCCAAGAGTTTTGGAAGCGCATGAATATGTGA